The sequence below is a genomic window from Chondrinema litorale.
GTCTCTTCAGGGAATTTTACTTTCAGAATTTCAGCGCTTTCAATAGCATTTTCTCTTGTATTTAATGAGTTTCCTTCAACAAAAATGGCAGAATCTGGAATACCACATTGTACTAATATTTTTTTCATTTGCAATGCTTCACTAATAGCATCTTCATCTTCTAAAAAAGAACCTCCGCTTACTAGAATATTTTCAATTATACCTAAGTCGTATAATTTTGCAGCGTGCAATATTCTATCTGCACCTTGTTTGGTAAATACTCTATCTCTTGGAAGCTTATGTACATCAGTAACTCCACCCAACACAATACCTGTTTTATATTTTTTTGTATAAGCAGAAAATGGTTTGGCTGGAACTTCCCAAGATTTCATAAGAGTTCTAGAAATAATT
It includes:
- a CDS encoding YdcF family protein; translation: MKSWEVPAKPFSAYTKKYKTGIVLGGVTDVHKLPRDRVFTKQGADRILHAAKLYDLGIIENILVSGGSFLEDEDAISEALQMKKILVQCGIPDSAIFVEGNSLNTRENAIESAEILKVKFPEETHLLITSAFHMKRAMGCFEKVDLNVDAFSTDFYTSDGSLNVNPLESIYPTEESLNITYRVSREVLGFIVYRVLGYT